In Streptomyces sp. NBC_01426, one genomic interval encodes:
- a CDS encoding APC family permease produces the protein MAQDGKAGGPASDIPEAGLKANAIGFLDALVIGLNSTSPAYSLAAVIGPIVALAGIYAPGVMLASFVPMLLIAAAFYYLNKVDQDCGTTFSWVTRAMGPWAGWLGGWAIAMTGVLVIGSLADVAVHFGLLAAGLDDWATDPVIRQTLTVVVILAMTAVCVIGTEMSARLQDVLIIAQVFFLLTFAVVALYRVYAGTSTLDSIKPSIDWLNPFGAGGAALTGGLLLGVFIYWGWESAVNLTEEVENSATAPGKAGIWSTVVLLVTYLSVGFAVVAYAGTAFLTDNAGEEEAVFAVLAHEVMGGWDWVVLLAVCTSALASTQTTIIPASRTALSMARRHALPPGLAHIHPRFRTPDVSTWWVAGIAIAWYLVVNQLSENALLDSLTALSLLIAFYYALTGLACVIYYRRHLTESVHNFLLIGLGPLVGAALLAWLLVESIGDMANPANSAGGVSWFGLGPPLVIGIGIAVVGVLVMCFWRLRDGRFWQERRGVADPALVHATQH, from the coding sequence ATGGCCCAGGACGGCAAGGCCGGCGGACCGGCGAGCGACATCCCGGAGGCGGGGCTCAAAGCCAACGCGATCGGCTTCCTCGACGCGCTCGTCATCGGCCTCAACTCCACCTCGCCCGCCTACTCGCTGGCCGCCGTCATCGGGCCGATCGTGGCACTGGCGGGGATCTACGCCCCCGGCGTGATGCTGGCGTCCTTCGTCCCGATGCTGCTCATCGCCGCCGCCTTCTACTACCTCAACAAGGTCGACCAGGACTGCGGGACCACCTTCTCCTGGGTGACCCGGGCCATGGGCCCGTGGGCCGGCTGGCTGGGCGGCTGGGCGATCGCCATGACCGGGGTGCTGGTCATCGGCTCCCTCGCCGACGTGGCCGTCCACTTCGGCCTGCTCGCCGCCGGCCTCGACGACTGGGCGACCGACCCCGTGATCCGACAGACCCTCACCGTCGTGGTGATCCTCGCCATGACGGCCGTCTGCGTCATCGGTACGGAGATGTCGGCGCGCCTCCAGGACGTGCTGATCATCGCCCAGGTCTTCTTCCTGCTGACCTTCGCGGTGGTCGCCCTCTACCGCGTCTACGCCGGCACCAGCACCCTCGACTCGATCAAACCGAGCATCGACTGGCTCAACCCGTTCGGCGCCGGCGGCGCCGCCCTCACCGGCGGACTGCTGCTCGGCGTCTTCATCTACTGGGGTTGGGAATCCGCGGTGAACCTCACCGAGGAGGTCGAGAACTCCGCCACCGCCCCCGGCAAGGCGGGCATCTGGTCGACCGTGGTGCTGCTGGTGACCTACCTGTCCGTGGGCTTCGCCGTCGTCGCCTACGCCGGAACCGCCTTCCTCACCGACAACGCGGGGGAGGAGGAGGCCGTCTTCGCCGTCCTCGCCCACGAGGTCATGGGCGGCTGGGACTGGGTGGTCCTCCTCGCCGTCTGCACCTCGGCCCTCGCCTCGACCCAGACCACGATCATCCCCGCCTCCCGCACCGCCCTGTCCATGGCCCGCCGCCACGCGCTGCCCCCGGGGCTCGCCCACATCCACCCGCGGTTCCGCACCCCGGACGTCAGCACCTGGTGGGTCGCCGGCATCGCCATCGCCTGGTACCTCGTCGTCAACCAGCTCAGCGAGAACGCCCTGCTCGACTCCCTGACGGCGCTGTCCCTGCTCATCGCCTTCTACTACGCGCTCACCGGCCTGGCCTGCGTGATCTACTACCGGCGCCACCTGACGGAGAGCGTGCACAACTTCCTGCTCATCGGTCTGGGCCCGCTGGTGGGCGCCGCACTGCTGGCCTGGCTGCTCGTGGAGTCGATCGGCGACATGGCGAACCCGGCCAACTCGGCGGGCGGCGTCTCCTGGTTCGGACTGGGACCACCGCTGGTCATCGGGATCGGGATCGCCGTCGTCGGCGTCCTCGTCATGTGCTTCTGGCGGCTCCGGGACGGCCGGTTCTGG
- a CDS encoding class I adenylate-forming enzyme family protein, with protein MFLQRINNKGIRLGTLFDRAAARHPGNFVILDHDLDIAPELSRRATLTEVAELVAELASRLWSVQVRPGDHVVVHKGDGFDITLLACAIARIGAVPVLLSPKLDGATVAELLRRVGRPFLVTDQEKLEHSLPAEVMTLSREVLLASGTYEGAKAFAALAGAPRVPAVAMPADHPTLITHTSGTTGTPKLAVHTGTSFQARYRPQATVVSTAVRRSEPIAVHVSFVHSRMFTAMPIAVLQGHPLIVLRDDDPETVGDLFSQVPPGFIEAHPNTFLRWEVLAEDPRRPLANVKYFSSTFDAIHPRTVNRLLQASGRKNRRFAQAYGQSEVGPIAARTYSLKDGADFNGRCVGVPFPGMTGVRVVSRDGNPPDKDNPGWIEVRSDGRIISYLGEHQRWEKQVNDGWWRMGDVGYRTKWGCLHLLDREVDEIPGVKSTLEIEDKLFTRVPELVEVIIIPGPDGTAVPVVSTRDDKPLDLAAWQSAVVGLPPLAEPVQWRLEDLPQTATTKIKRLELARLLGAGESTSTAN; from the coding sequence ATGTTCCTCCAGCGCATAAACAACAAGGGAATTCGGCTCGGCACGCTGTTCGATCGAGCGGCCGCCCGACACCCCGGCAATTTCGTGATCCTCGACCACGATCTCGACATCGCCCCCGAACTGAGCCGTAGGGCCACCCTGACGGAGGTCGCCGAGCTGGTGGCCGAGCTGGCCTCCCGGCTGTGGTCGGTCCAGGTCCGCCCGGGCGACCACGTGGTGGTGCACAAGGGGGACGGGTTCGACATCACCCTGCTGGCCTGCGCGATCGCCCGCATCGGGGCCGTCCCGGTGCTGCTGTCGCCGAAGTTGGACGGGGCGACCGTCGCCGAGCTGCTGCGGCGCGTGGGCCGGCCGTTCCTGGTCACCGACCAGGAGAAGCTGGAGCACTCGCTGCCCGCCGAGGTGATGACCCTCTCCCGGGAGGTGCTGCTCGCGTCCGGGACGTACGAGGGCGCGAAGGCGTTCGCCGCGCTCGCCGGGGCCCCCCGGGTGCCGGCGGTCGCCATGCCCGCCGACCACCCCACCCTGATCACGCACACCTCGGGCACGACCGGCACGCCGAAGCTCGCGGTGCACACCGGCACCAGCTTCCAGGCGCGCTACCGGCCGCAGGCCACCGTGGTGTCGACGGCCGTGCGGCGCAGCGAACCGATCGCCGTGCACGTCTCGTTCGTCCACTCGCGGATGTTCACCGCGATGCCCATCGCCGTGCTCCAGGGACATCCCCTGATCGTGTTGCGCGACGACGACCCGGAGACGGTGGGCGACCTGTTCAGCCAGGTGCCGCCGGGGTTCATCGAGGCGCACCCCAACACCTTCCTGCGCTGGGAGGTGTTGGCCGAGGATCCGCGTCGGCCGCTGGCCAACGTGAAGTACTTCTCCAGCACCTTCGACGCGATCCACCCCCGGACGGTGAACCGGCTGCTCCAGGCCTCCGGACGCAAGAACCGCCGGTTCGCGCAGGCCTACGGCCAGAGCGAGGTCGGCCCGATCGCGGCCCGTACGTACTCCCTCAAGGACGGCGCCGACTTCAACGGTCGGTGCGTGGGCGTGCCGTTCCCCGGGATGACGGGAGTGCGGGTCGTCAGCCGCGACGGCAACCCGCCGGACAAGGACAACCCGGGCTGGATCGAGGTCCGCAGCGACGGCCGGATCATCAGCTACCTCGGCGAGCACCAGCGCTGGGAGAAGCAGGTCAACGACGGCTGGTGGCGCATGGGCGACGTCGGCTACCGCACCAAGTGGGGCTGTCTGCACCTGCTGGACCGCGAGGTGGACGAGATCCCGGGCGTCAAGAGCACCCTGGAGATCGAGGACAAGCTGTTCACCCGCGTCCCCGAGCTCGTCGAGGTCATCATCATCCCCGGCCCCGACGGCACCGCCGTCCCCGTGGTCAGCACCCGGGACGACAAGCCGCTGGACCTGGCCGCCTGGCAGTCGGCCGTGGTCGGGCTGCCGCCGCTGGCGGAGCCCGTGCAGTGGCGGCTGGAGGACCTCCCGCAGACCGCGACCACGAAGATCAAGCGCCTGGAGCTGGCCCGGCTGCTCGGCGCCGGCGAGTCCACGAGCACCGCCAACTAG
- a CDS encoding FAD-binding oxidoreductase: MISRRTLMRAGAATGAAGLLASGTAFGTAALASDRAAPFARLRARLTGRLVLPQDPTYDLAKQLQMARYDAIRPQAVAYCAHSADVAHCVRFAQDHGLHAAVRSGGHSQAGYSTTTGLVIDVSRLNSIRPGRDTVRLGPGSQGVDILNTLAPRGIQLGSGTCPTVAIGGWVQGGGLGLTARAFGMGSDRLVSARVVLADGSVVDASAAEHPDLYWALRGGGGGNFGVVTDLELRPVDAPSMTVYTLTYDGAHAADVLLAWQDWIADAPRELASELFVILPADSPEGAAPTVVVSGAHVGSLAAADRHLDRLVASAGRPTASREAAQLPYQQAMMKVYGCADATVEECHRIGYSPRAALPRESYATYRNVYFDRRWTPATAEAALTVLRSDPRPGQFRFLGLFSYGGRINEVAPDATAFVHRDVLFEAGFQVGLPVGDPAAEDRERAQAWVDGGYATLYPRSSRRSYQNYMDPALTNWREAYYGRNYTRLRSVKRAYDPHRFFRFAQAVD, from the coding sequence ATGATCAGCAGACGCACACTCATGAGAGCCGGCGCCGCGACCGGGGCCGCCGGACTCCTCGCCTCCGGCACCGCCTTCGGGACCGCGGCCCTCGCCAGCGACCGCGCCGCCCCGTTCGCCCGCCTGCGCGCACGGCTGACCGGCCGACTGGTCCTGCCCCAGGACCCCACGTACGACCTGGCCAAACAGCTCCAGATGGCCCGCTACGACGCGATCCGACCCCAGGCCGTCGCCTACTGCGCCCACAGCGCCGACGTGGCCCACTGCGTCCGCTTCGCCCAGGACCACGGGCTCCACGCCGCCGTCCGCAGCGGCGGCCACAGCCAGGCCGGCTACTCGACCACCACCGGACTCGTCATCGACGTCTCCCGGCTCAACAGCATCCGACCGGGCCGCGACACCGTCCGGCTCGGCCCCGGCAGCCAGGGCGTCGACATCCTCAACACCCTGGCCCCCCGCGGCATCCAGCTCGGCTCCGGCACCTGCCCCACCGTGGCCATCGGCGGCTGGGTGCAGGGCGGCGGCCTCGGACTGACGGCGCGCGCCTTCGGCATGGGCAGCGACCGGCTCGTGTCCGCCCGCGTCGTCCTCGCCGACGGTTCGGTGGTCGACGCCTCCGCCGCCGAGCACCCGGACCTGTACTGGGCCCTGCGCGGCGGCGGCGGCGGCAACTTCGGGGTGGTCACCGACCTGGAACTGCGCCCCGTCGACGCGCCCTCGATGACCGTCTACACCCTCACCTACGACGGAGCCCACGCCGCCGACGTCCTGCTCGCCTGGCAGGACTGGATCGCCGACGCACCGCGCGAACTCGCCTCCGAGCTGTTCGTCATCCTCCCCGCGGACTCACCCGAGGGCGCCGCCCCCACCGTCGTCGTCTCCGGCGCCCACGTCGGCTCCCTGGCCGCCGCGGACCGACACCTCGACCGGCTGGTCGCCTCGGCGGGCCGGCCGACCGCGAGCCGCGAGGCCGCGCAGCTCCCGTACCAGCAGGCCATGATGAAGGTGTACGGCTGCGCCGACGCCACCGTCGAGGAGTGCCACCGGATCGGCTACTCCCCGAGGGCCGCGCTGCCCCGGGAGAGCTACGCCACCTACCGCAACGTGTACTTCGACCGGCGCTGGACCCCGGCGACCGCCGAGGCCGCCCTCACCGTCCTGCGGAGCGACCCGCGGCCCGGCCAGTTCCGCTTCCTGGGCCTGTTCTCCTACGGCGGCCGCATCAACGAGGTCGCCCCCGACGCCACCGCCTTCGTCCACCGCGACGTGCTGTTCGAGGCGGGCTTCCAGGTCGGCCTCCCCGTCGGCGACCCCGCCGCGGAGGACCGCGAACGCGCCCAGGCCTGGGTCGACGGCGGCTACGCCACCCTGTACCCGCGTTCCAGCCGCCGTTCGTACCAGAACTACATGGACCCGGCGCTCACGAACTGGCGGGAGGCCTACTACGGCCGCAACTACACCCGCCTGCGGAGCGTCAAGCGCGCCTACGACCCGCACCGCTTCTTCCGCTTCGCCCAGGCCGTCGACTGA
- a CDS encoding NAD(P)/FAD-dependent oxidoreductase produces the protein MPDILVVGGGFAGVWAAASAVRALREAGAPHHSVTLVTPGDDLVLRPRLYEADPHTMRVPLDRVLGPIGVERVAATVTGIDGAGRSVTAADAAGRERVLPYRRLILACGSRLVRPELPGADLMFDVDDIDSATALDTHLRGLPREPVAPGRFTALVIGSGFTGLETATELVGRLRAIAAPHGAAAEVRVVLVERDPELAPGLGAGPRPVIVEALERLGVDTRPATTLERVTPAHATLSDGAVLSTRTVVWTGGVVAAPLTALVPGPRDPIGRLEVDEFLRVPGVPGVYAAGDTAAARADPDHLVLPSCQYAIPLGKHAGHNAAASLTGRAPAPFRPAPHVTTLDLGEAGAVSTTGWERTVRLTGAEAKTLKRTLTAQWIRPPLDDADELLRQADPAFRTRRTTPA, from the coding sequence ATGCCCGACATCCTCGTCGTCGGCGGCGGTTTCGCCGGGGTGTGGGCGGCCGCGTCCGCCGTCCGCGCCCTCCGGGAGGCGGGCGCCCCCCACCACTCGGTCACCCTGGTCACCCCGGGGGACGACCTGGTGCTCCGGCCCCGGCTCTACGAGGCCGACCCGCACACCATGAGGGTCCCGCTCGACCGCGTCCTGGGCCCGATCGGGGTGGAGCGCGTCGCCGCCACCGTGACGGGAATCGACGGCGCCGGGCGAAGCGTCACCGCCGCGGACGCGGCCGGCCGGGAACGCGTCCTGCCCTACCGCCGGTTGATCCTGGCGTGCGGAAGCCGTCTGGTGCGGCCCGAGTTGCCCGGCGCCGACCTGATGTTCGACGTCGACGACATCGACTCCGCCACCGCCCTGGACACCCATCTGCGCGGGCTGCCGCGAGAGCCCGTCGCACCGGGCCGCTTCACCGCCCTCGTCATCGGCTCGGGGTTCACCGGCCTGGAGACCGCGACCGAACTCGTCGGCCGGCTCCGCGCGATCGCCGCACCCCACGGCGCCGCCGCCGAGGTGCGGGTGGTCCTCGTGGAACGGGACCCGGAACTCGCCCCCGGCCTCGGCGCCGGCCCCCGACCGGTGATCGTCGAGGCACTGGAGCGGCTCGGCGTCGACACCCGTCCGGCCACCACCCTGGAACGGGTGACCCCCGCGCACGCCACCCTCTCGGACGGCGCCGTGCTGTCCACCCGCACCGTCGTGTGGACCGGCGGGGTCGTCGCGGCCCCGCTCACCGCGCTGGTCCCCGGCCCCCGCGACCCGATCGGACGCCTGGAGGTGGACGAGTTCCTCCGCGTCCCCGGCGTCCCCGGGGTGTACGCGGCGGGGGACACCGCCGCCGCCCGGGCCGACCCGGACCACCTCGTGCTGCCGAGCTGCCAGTACGCCATCCCGCTCGGCAAACACGCCGGGCACAACGCCGCCGCGAGCCTGACGGGCCGGGCGCCCGCACCGTTCCGCCCCGCCCCCCACGTCACCACCCTCGACCTGGGAGAGGCGGGCGCGGTGTCCACCACCGGCTGGGAGCGGACCGTACGGCTCACCGGCGCGGAGGCCAAGACCCTCAAGCGGACCCTCACCGCGCAGTGGATCCGCCCACCGCTGGACGACGCCGACGAACTGCTGCGCCAGGCGGACCCCGCCTTCCGCACCCGCCGCACCACACCCGCCTGA
- a CDS encoding GNAT family N-acetyltransferase — MTTPPPRTAALHEVPLGDPRVTADVGPLIRALRPALDEKAFEAFADEAQAQGLVFTAAYDEAGHCLGVAAHRVLATSRGRILFVDDLVTDPDRRSTGTGALLLAALKTRARQEGCVRVELDSGVTNQGAHRFYHRHGLTIGALHFAVEV; from the coding sequence ATGACCACGCCCCCGCCGCGCACCGCGGCGCTCCACGAGGTGCCCCTCGGCGACCCGCGCGTCACCGCCGACGTCGGCCCGCTCATCCGGGCCCTGCGACCCGCGCTGGACGAGAAGGCGTTCGAGGCCTTCGCGGACGAAGCCCAGGCACAGGGGCTGGTGTTCACCGCCGCGTACGACGAGGCGGGCCACTGCCTCGGTGTGGCGGCCCACCGCGTCCTCGCCACCAGCCGCGGTCGGATCCTGTTCGTCGACGACCTGGTCACCGATCCGGACCGGCGCTCCACCGGCACCGGCGCGCTGCTGCTGGCCGCCTTGAAGACCCGGGCCCGGCAGGAGGGCTGCGTCCGCGTGGAACTCGACTCCGGGGTGACCAACCAGGGCGCCCACCGCTTCTACCACCGCCACGGCCTGACCATCGGCGCCCTGCACTTCGCCGTCGAGGTCTGA
- a CDS encoding NADPH:quinone reductase yields the protein MRAAYIEELGPPDSIRHGELPPPVPGSGDVLVDVEVTAVNHVDTFVRSGAWRTPVPFPFVVGRDLVGTVVSAGPGAPGFAAGDRVWCNSLGHAGRQGAAAEQVAVPADRLYHLPAGVDPVHAVALAHPAATAHLALFTHGRVRAGETVLVLGAAGNVGSAAVVMAAQAGARVVAVAAGRDAPYVRSLGARHVVDYREEDVPALIRAAAPDGVDLYVDTSGRNDLETAVELLASRGRVVVLAGLRTRPVLPAGALYLQDRSVLGFAISHARTHELADAAANINRLLADGLLKPHATEVLPLSEAGTAHRRLDEGKVRGKLVLRVS from the coding sequence ATGCGTGCTGCCTACATAGAAGAACTCGGTCCCCCCGACTCCATCCGTCACGGCGAACTGCCGCCGCCCGTTCCCGGTTCGGGCGACGTGCTGGTCGACGTCGAGGTCACCGCCGTCAACCACGTGGACACCTTCGTGCGTTCGGGCGCCTGGCGCACTCCGGTGCCGTTCCCCTTCGTCGTGGGACGGGACCTGGTGGGAACGGTGGTCTCCGCCGGTCCCGGCGCGCCCGGCTTCGCGGCGGGTGACCGGGTGTGGTGCAACAGCCTCGGTCACGCGGGCCGGCAGGGCGCCGCGGCCGAGCAGGTGGCCGTGCCCGCGGACCGGCTGTACCACCTGCCGGCGGGGGTGGATCCGGTGCACGCGGTGGCGCTGGCCCATCCGGCGGCGACGGCGCACCTCGCCCTGTTCACGCACGGTCGGGTCCGGGCCGGCGAGACGGTCCTCGTCCTCGGCGCCGCCGGGAACGTGGGGAGCGCGGCGGTGGTGATGGCCGCCCAGGCGGGTGCCCGGGTGGTGGCCGTGGCCGCCGGGCGCGATGCCCCGTACGTCCGCTCGCTGGGTGCCCGGCACGTCGTGGACTACCGCGAGGAGGACGTGCCGGCCCTGATCCGGGCGGCGGCTCCGGACGGCGTGGACCTGTACGTGGACACCTCGGGCCGCAACGACCTGGAGACGGCGGTGGAGTTGCTCGCCTCCCGGGGCAGGGTGGTCGTCCTCGCCGGGCTGCGGACGCGTCCGGTGCTGCCGGCCGGCGCCCTGTACCTCCAGGACCGCTCGGTGCTCGGCTTCGCCATCTCCCACGCCCGTACGCACGAACTGGCGGACGCCGCCGCGAACATCAACCGGTTGCTGGCCGACGGGCTGCTGAAGCCGCACGCGACCGAGGTGCTGCCGCTGAGCGAGGCGGGCACGGCGCACCGTCGGCTCGACGAGGGAAAGGTCCGCGGAAAGCTCGTCCTGCGCGTTTCCTGA
- a CDS encoding SRPBCC family protein, producing MTNIIETSPLFELRADIVVNATPEEVYAVVSDLPRSAEWSPECMGGEWISGEPSAVGSIFRGENLRSEQVVAWAPLVRGTWYTEARVTAAEPGRTFRWMMLTHAQEDQESVWGFDVEADGSGSVLTHHFRMGKATAGIHKIVADLDEAGRRKFVDDWTAKLVQDLDATLSRIKDVIEKA from the coding sequence ATGACGAACATCATCGAAACCTCCCCGCTGTTTGAACTCCGCGCCGACATCGTGGTGAACGCCACCCCCGAGGAGGTCTACGCGGTGGTCAGCGACCTGCCGCGCAGTGCCGAATGGAGCCCGGAATGCATGGGCGGCGAATGGATCTCGGGAGAGCCCTCCGCGGTCGGTTCGATCTTCCGGGGCGAGAACCTGCGCAGCGAGCAGGTCGTCGCCTGGGCGCCGCTGGTCCGCGGCACCTGGTACACCGAGGCCCGGGTCACGGCGGCCGAGCCGGGCCGGACCTTCCGCTGGATGATGCTCACGCACGCCCAGGAGGACCAGGAGAGCGTCTGGGGCTTCGACGTGGAGGCCGACGGCTCGGGTTCCGTGCTCACCCACCACTTCCGGATGGGAAAGGCGACCGCCGGAATCCACAAGATCGTCGCGGATCTGGACGAGGCGGGGCGCCGGAAGTTCGTCGACGACTGGACGGCGAAGCTGGTGCAGGATCTCGACGCCACTCTCTCGCGCATCAAGGACGTCATCGAAAAGGCCTGA